The region aaagagaagagaaaagaaagtaaggagagaaaagaagagaaaacaaAGGAAAACAAGTTTGTCTTTTGTGCTCCCGAATCGGAGAGAAATGGAAGGAAagttaaacattttattttttatttttttaaatcctcccaaatcggaaggaaagttaggaggatCCTTTCATTTCATTCCACTTCCTTCTTTAATGAACTCGGGCATCAATCTCTCTTACTTTCCAATCATTTCCACCAATTTCCTTTCTTTACTCTAGAACTCGAGGGAGCAGGGTGTTAGTTATGGGGGGACTAGCCTCTTCTAATTGGCTTTCTATCATTTGGTGACAAAATTGTGATTTTGTAGGCATGAATGCGATCCGGAGGGCAAACCAAATGGGTGTTTGGGATACCTTTTGAGAGAGCAAAAGGACTTTTGGAAAAagataatagagaaaaaatatttgataaaaacTCATTTTAGATTTTTTATAGAAGGAAAACTGACTTTTTAAAAAAGTCATGTTTGGTAAAAGCTCCTTTTAGATTTTTTATAGAAGAAAAACTGACTTTTTAAAAAAAGTAAGAAAACGTTTTTGAAACTTTTCCCAAAAATGTTTTTCCCAGATACCCACAAGAAGATAAATAGCTACATCGATTTTGTCGAGATGAGATGAAGTACGAGATGTAGTTGGTACTTGGTAGGGCTAGAAGGAGGGTTTGGTTTAATTCTTCGCCCTTTTTATTTCAGATTCTCTACGTACCTTTCATTCCCTTTCTCCCATCTTCTCCCCTAAAAATAGAgatttgtttagattgataaagAATTGATTTCTCATTTCCTTATTATTTATACTATCCAATTCTACCAAACACTAGAGTATTAGTCGTCTACCTTTTATTATCAAGCCATCTTCTTTCTCTCAACAAACGACCGCTCTGTTAAGCTCTTGCAGGTGCAACAATGAAAATGGCGAAGGTTTCGTCACTACTACGGATCCCCAAGTACCGAAGCTTCGTTGTCATCCCTGTCACAATACTACAAACATCAGCCGCTGTCACCAACCACCGCCCCAAAAGTAGGAGGCTTTGCTGTTCAGTTTGGGATTCCGTTTTGAATTTTCACCGGAAAAACAATAGCAGAGCCTTCACATCCGATTCCCCTGATTCTCTAGCAGTTACCTCAACTCTATCTACTCCCAGTCATAAACGGTACTTTTCCAAAAGCATACTAAAAACAGAGCACATACGTACAGCTGGCTATGTCATTTGCTATAATTACTTGTACGCAATCTTTAGTATTTACAAAACTTACAGTAGGATTGAGACAGGTATTTGGATATGGAATCTAAACTCAATAGTTATCGGAATCTATCGTAGGTTCAAAAAAGACGTAGTCTACCATTTTTGGAGTTGCTAAGTGGTGTTTCGTTTTGATAAACATACCGATTTTTTCTTCAGCCATGAAGAATATGGTCGCTTGCTTCCATGTCCTGCAGAGAATGTTTTGCCAAGAAACATTGAGCACTTAGTTGTTAAAGAAGGAGGACCCGTTCTTGACTTCATTACCAAAGCTTTGGATCTTCCACCCTTGTAAGTTGTTATATATGTTCCTTTTTTCCTATATACCAATAAATATAAGTttgttatgaacaaaaatatcATCTTTCTTGAAGATGACTCACTTTTACTTTCACTGAATGTATTTGTCAAAACCATTTATCTCAAAGTTATGATTCAAACAACTCACAATCACCCTTGCAAATGAACACCATTCTATATGAATAAAAACTTGTACTCATGAAACAATTGAGAAACTGGGCTCTACTAACAACAAACCTGTGTTCAAATTATTAAACTATTGGAACTGGAAAGGAAATAGTTTGCTATTATTGGTTAAATATTACTGTTATTAACATGTTGAACTTTGAAGGTATGTTGCAGATCTTATTCATTTTGGAGCAGTGTACTATGCCCTTGTATGCCCAAAGCCTCCTTCAACTGCAACAATGGAAGAAATCAGATTGTATAAAGAATTTACCAATCCGTCCCTCCTAAGAAAGAGACCTTCACTCAAAGGGAAAACCCTAAGAGAGGCACAAAATACTTTTAGAATTACTTGTGTTGATGAGTTTGTTGAAGCCGGGACTTATGTAAGGGTGCATGTACGTCCAAAACGATTTCCAAGGTACTTCATATAGGAAATTACAATTATACCCTTAATATGAGTAGCAACATGCTTTATTTTAGtgttatgtttatttattttggaCTCTATTTGGAACAAAGATTATATGTTAGAACAATACATTGTTACTTATTGAAACTTGTGATAATATTGAGCTGTTAATTCTTGTGTAGATGCTATGAAATTGACTGGAAGTCAAGAATAATTGCTGTGACAGAGTCGTATGTGGTTCTTAACAAGCCAGCTGGCACATCAGTATGTCAATCatttctccttcttcatcttatCTCTCATGGAATATACAATCATATTTTTTTGCTTCTTGCAGATTAAAACATATTtgttaaaccctaaattttacaCCAAACTTATGGGTGTCATGTATATAATTTGAGGAAAAATGAAATTGTCCCATTTCCTTTTTACGAGGATAAATATGGGATTTACATTTACTCACATCCTTTCTTGTTAGGTGGGTGGAACTACAGACAACATTGAAGAAACTTGTGCAAATTTTGCTACTCGTGCCTTGAAATTAACTACTCCTTTAAAGACAACTCACCAGATTGATAATTGCACAGAAGGCTGGTATTTTATTATTTGAAGTTTAAATCAGATCATTAGATATTTCTTTCAAAAATGGATGACTTTCATTGACTGAAATAAAATTTAGTGGCTAAACCGTAAAAAGGGACAAAATATAGTGGCTTTTATATAAATTGCCCAATAAAAATTCAACTAATCTCATCTTGTTTTGCAGTGTTGTGCTAGCTAGAACTAAGGACTACTGTTCAGTTTTCCATAGAATGATCAGGGTAAGTTTAGTTTCTCTCTTAatcaatttatatattttatggtAAAATACAGAAAagcacatatattgcttttactattttatcaatttagtctcttaactaattttttttttcctgtAGTGATTAAAACATTATATATATTTTCCATGTTAcctagtttaaaaaaaaaaacataattcccCATTTTACCGATTTAGCCCCTGAACCACATTTTGCTTTTTTTTCTGTATTATGCCCCTGAGAAATGATCCTTTTAAACATCAGTAAAAGTATAATGGTCTAATCATTACAGAAAAACTAGGTTGATAAAATTGTGAAAGTACAACTGTTTTTCTGTATTTTGACTTATTTTTAATCTGTTTTTATGATTGTAAGTGACGGGGTGTCTTCTCCACCAGGAGAAAAAAGTGAAGAAGCTTTATCTTGCACTTGCTGCTGCTTATGTGCCACCTGGCATCATGACCCATTACATGCGACCATTTCGAAAGGCTCCAAAAATTATTTCCCAAGgtaaaaataacaacatacttcagTTTATTCGTGTATTAtagcattttttttttatttcttttacaaCATTGTATTTGAAATATATGTCCGGTTATAGCAACATATCATTATTCAAATACAAAACAATTTTCAGTGTCATAATTGGATAGATTTTCCAACGGTTActaattagaaaaaaaataaaataaaaatgaaagcgCAATGCTATAATATAAtgaggtagatttttcaaagtagaaTATTTTAATAAGAAAACAATTGAAAGTAAGATTGTATaataaatagagtaaattacaccaatggtccttatggtttggggtaattttcaCGTTTGgcccctaacttttttttttttttttttttttttttaactcggaaggtccctacaatttgtttttgttgcgtgtttggtccttgtcttacctaaaaagactattttgctcttgatttttttgatttatttaaataaagtggGGTAAGTAAGGTAAGGCAAGGTAAGGTGAGGTGGAAatggggttgggggtgtgtttatttaaataaattaaaaaattaagggcaaaatagtctttttaggtaagacaaggaccaaacacgcaacaaaaacgaatagtagggaccttctgagttaaaaaaaaataagttagggaccaaacgtgaaaactaccccaaaccataaggaccattggtgtaatttactctaataaataaacaaataaataaaagtacgttgctatttcttgcatttacaaaTTCTTCCAACATGCAGACTTCATTCCGGGATGGAATCTGTGCCAATTGGAGGTCCTGGAATGCAGGAAAGTTCCATGGCCAAATGCTTCCATTGAAGAAGAGAATGGAATTCAGGATTTGAATTGGCCGAATAAAGAGTTTGCATTCGAGTGCAAAATCAACCTTTTGACTGGTCGTACTCACCAGGTACATATTATAATTTCTCAGGGACTTGTTTTGCCTTTTCCTGATACTTACTTATTAGAATGAAATTGAATTACATTTAAAAGTGAAATCCATCAAAACATTCACATGTAACTATTATGTTACAGATTCGAGCTCAACTAGCAGCATGTGGTGCACCAATAGTGGGGGACTCGATGTACATGCCAGCTGTAATCGCAGAGCTGGTGGGACCCGCaaagttaaaaaaacaatttGAAAGTGATTCCGCCATTGAAGAGTGGGCTGCAAAACACGGGAAGGAACCTGGTGTGAGTATTGGCCTTCAAGCTTCTCAAATTTCATGGGATGAAGATGAAGGACAACACCACTTGTATCAGGCGGGACCTCCATGGTGGACTCAGTAATGTCAGcaatatagcaatgtactttgattcaaTTGTGTATCATATTCATAGCATCTTActtccttttttctttttgttatgggaaaaatctacccaattatagcgttttacttttattttttaatcttatTATGAAATGATGTTTTACCTTTttcttaaattatgtttttggccAAATGTGCAAACCAAGTTTCattccaaaacaaaaatatgtagATTAAATAATGTATATTTATGCAACAATGCTTCATTTCCTACCACTCTATATAacgatatttttaattttttttccaatttatgCGACTAATATAAATTATGAGTTATGATGCAATCATGCTCCAACACATTAAATATGTTACATTCAAGTATTGCGTCTTCTATTGAatattgtatttatttatttccgaCACTAACAAGGTAGGTTcaaaaatcaaattcataagcTTAAATTGTATAGGTATTTAAGTCAGCTTGCCTCAACTTAAGACGAAAAAAACAGCTCGTAATTGATGTTACGTATTcgattaacttatttaaatttcggAAATATTGCTTGGAAAAGATCCATGGCTATTGCTTGATTCGGATCTTGATTGGCATCAATGTTCCTCATTCGCTTGCAAAAATAACATTTTATAGTGATTAACCTTTTTGGTATTATCCTTGCACAAAACTTATACAACCATCCTATTTTTTGAAATTCCCAAATATAGTAAAACATTATGCAACCAGAAACAATTggcattttgtcattttgggcatACGTTTTCCCTTTTATATCTACTTCTTGCTT is a window of Lactuca sativa cultivar Salinas chromosome 1, Lsat_Salinas_v11, whole genome shotgun sequence DNA encoding:
- the LOC111896266 gene encoding RNA pseudouridine synthase 6, chloroplastic, producing MKMAKVSSLLRIPKYRSFVVIPVTILQTSAAVTNHRPKSRRLCCSVWDSVLNFHRKNNSRAFTSDSPDSLAVTSTLSTPSHKRHEEYGRLLPCPAENVLPRNIEHLVVKEGGPVLDFITKALDLPPLYVADLIHFGAVYYALVCPKPPSTATMEEIRLYKEFTNPSLLRKRPSLKGKTLREAQNTFRITCVDEFVEAGTYVRVHVRPKRFPRCYEIDWKSRIIAVTESYVVLNKPAGTSVGGTTDNIEETCANFATRALKLTTPLKTTHQIDNCTEGCVVLARTKDYCSVFHRMIREKKVKKLYLALAAAYVPPGIMTHYMRPFRKAPKIISQDFIPGWNLCQLEVLECRKVPWPNASIEEENGIQDLNWPNKEFAFECKINLLTGRTHQIRAQLAACGAPIVGDSMYMPAVIAELVGPAKLKKQFESDSAIEEWAAKHGKEPGVSIGLQASQISWDEDEGQHHLYQAGPPWWTQ